TAGTCTCTTGCTGCATCCATCAATTTCTTTCCGACTCCCATTCGCCGGTTCTCCTCCCAGACCAGAATGTCCCAGATGCGAAGCAAATTGTTCCACTCTCTTCCGAAGAGAATTAGACCCAGTTCCTTGCAGCTGTCGAAGGCTCCGTACGCTATCGGATGCTCTTTAAAAGGATCGAGGAGATTGTAGGATTCCTCTTTCAAGAATGGAGCCGGGAATTCCTTCAAGAAGAGATCAACCGTCCATCGGTCTGAATCGTTTTTGATAACGAGATCGTAGTATCTCTCGCTGGAATAACAATATCTTACGGTCCTTCTGGAAAGCGATTCGGGATCAAGCGCGATTATCTCCAATTTTTTCTCCGATTATGAGTCTCCTTCGTAAAGGCGAAAGGCCCAAATTCGAATTCTGTTGCAGTCGAGTCGGATCAGTAAGGGAAGACCTTGCGCCCGTCTTCGGGCAAAGGAGGATCCACGACACTGGCTCCTGCAATTTTCGCGAAATTCTTTATAAGCTGCCAGCCTGGCGGATTCCGCAGAAAGCCGCCCTGTGTCTCCGGGTGAAATTGAACACCGTAGATCTCCTTCTCTTTGTGCTTCATCATCTGGATAGGAGTGACATTTCCTCTTGCGAAGAGTTCAAATTGATCTGGAATGGAGGCAACTGCATAGGCATGGTTCTCCCATACAAGAAGGCCGTTTTCAAAGCCGTCAAGGATTTCATCGTCTTTCAGAAAAGTCAACTCGTGCCAGCGGCGTTCATCGCTGTAGTAGAGAACTGAGCCGAATACCCTGGAAATTATCTGGTGACCGAGGCAAATACCCAGTATCGGAACATCACCTCTGAGAATCATCTCTCCGCCCTGGTAGACGTTGTCGTTCCAGTCAATATAATTCCTCATAGAATCGCCGCCAGCAATTATTAATGCCGCGTACTCGGTCTCGTCTTCCGGGAGTTCATCATCGAAAATCTTGAAAATTGTGTATTCAATACCCTGTTCGGCCATAGAGCGTTCAATTGGCGAGAGCTTAAATTCGTAAGCGGGATCGTTCAAGAAAAGCGCTATGGTTCCTGCCTTCCCGTCAGAACCCAGAAGCAGCCCTGCAGCGAAAAGCGTTACAATAATAGTAAGCATCTCTCGAACAGCCAAAAGTACAGCTTTTTCTTTCATCGACTCTTGACACCTCTCACAGCGAATGATAAACTACTATTTGTGCGATGCCGGGGTGGTGAAATTGGCAGACACGCATGATTCAGGTTCATGTGGGCATACCGCCTGTGCGGGTTCAAGTCCCGCCCCCGGCACCAGATATTTATAAGAGGACGAACGACGTCCTCTTTTCTGTCTTTCTCCCGACTGGAACCAAATAACTCTTCTGTCAAATTGAGCTTCCTCCTATGACGGTCTTTCAGATGAACGTTGAGTAGTAAACAACGGGTCCTGGAGATTCGACAATCCAGATTTCCTGAAGAGAAGTCTTCTCACATCAGAAAACTCCTTTCCGAAATAACGATCTTCCACATGATCGGGAACTATCTCCTCGATATCCTTAAAGAAATCTTCAATTACCGCACTGGACCTTTTTGGGTGTCTGAAGGAAAGCGCTCTGAAGGCCAGAAGCGCCTCTATGGAGATCAGAGTCGCAACGTTGTCTACTATTTTCCAGAGCTTTCTTGCTCCCCAGGCTCCCATGCTCACGTGGTCCTCCTGAAAGCCTGAAGTGGGAATCGAGTCTGCGGAGGCGGGGTGCGCGAGCGTTTTGTTTTCGGAAGCGAGTGCCGCTGCAGTGTACTGCCATAGCATGTAGCCGGAGTTAAGTCCCTCCTCTCCGCTGGTCAGGAAGGCCGGAAGGTCGTTGAGTTTCGGATTCACAAGTCTATCTATTCGCCTCTCGATCATGTTGCCCATGTCTGTCAAGGCAATCGAGAGAAAATCTGCGGCCAGCGCGACTGGTTCTCCGTGGAAGTTGCCTCCGGAAATTGCGTCTCCGTTCTCGAAAATCAGCGGGTTGTCCGTTGCGGAATTGACTTCTATCTTCAGGACTGAGCTAACATAATCGATAGTATCTTTCACCGCCCCATACACTTGGGGAATCGTCCTCAGCGTGTAGGCGTCTTGAACCCGGTCGCAGTCCAGATGGGAGGTTCTGATCTCGCTTCCTTTGAGCGCCTCTCGAAGTCTTCTGGCCACATAATTCTGACCTGGATGTCTTCTTGCCTCCTGAATTCTCTCGTCGAAGGGTGAAGTGCTTCCCATAAGTGCATCGACAGACATGGCTGCAACAAAAATTGCCAGTTCAAAGAGCTGTGTCGCAGTATATGTAGCACAGGCGCTGATTCCCGCCATGAACGCAGTTCCGTTGAGAAGGCTTAGACCCTCTTTTGATTTCAGTACGAGAGGCTGAAGTTTCCTACTCTCCAGAGCCCAAGAGGTGGAAACCAACTTCCCGTCCAGGAAACACTCTCCTTCACCTATAAGCGTCATAGCGATGTGTGCCAGGGGAGCAAGGTCTCCGCTGGCTCCCACGGAGCCTTTTTCGGGTACCAGAGGGGTGATGCCATTGTTGAGAAGATCCAGAATCCTTTGAACTACGCACTTTCTTACCCCAGAATATCCTTTCAGGAGAGAATTGGCCCTAACCAACATTATGGCCCTTACGAGTTCTTGCTTAACGGGCTTTCCGACACCGGCGGCATGGGAGAGAACTATGTTTTTCTGAAGGGAATCGATATTTTCCGTAGAGATTCGATGATCGGCAAGAATTCCGAATCCAGTGTTAACTCCGTATATAGTTTTCTCTTTGCTAACGATCTCAAGAGATTTTCGCCTCTCGTCCAGAAGCCTGGCTGCGCTTTCCCCGATAGTACAGGGCTCATTGTCGAACGCGACACGGAAGATATCCTGGAGCCTCAAATGTTCTCCGTCGATTTGCACTGACTCACCTCCGGTAGAGTTCCGCTTTAACGGTTAAGATTATATTGGAAAAACCTTAAGCTGGCAAGTCTGCGACTCTCGATGTGAGGCAGAACGTGCCTATCTAACCCATTCAAGACCGGGAATCTCCACTTTTTTCTCCAGAATGCTGAAAAGCTTTGTGAAGAAGAGAACCACTACTAGATATATTACTGCAACAACGAGATATACTTCGAAGAACTGGAAGTTTCTCGAAGCAATGAACTTCGCCTGTGCCATCAGTTCAGGAGCACCGACTATATAGGCCAATGAAGTGTATTTCAGCAGGTAAATGAATTCATTTGTCCACGCTGGAATGACCCTTCTAAAGGCTTGAGGCATTATAACCTGCAGTATTGCCTGTCTCTTTGTCATTCCAAGAGATCTCGCGGCCTTCATCTGATTGCCAGCAATCGACTGTATTGATCCTCTGAGATATTCGGCTTGGTAGCAGCCGCTGTTTATCGCAAAGCCGATTATCGCTGCTGTGAAGGGCGACAGGTTCACTCCAAGCGGTGGAAGGCCATAGTATAGAATGAAGAGCTGAACCAGGAGCGGCGTACCCCTAATCACCTCTATGATAGCGGTCGAAATGCCGTAGAAAAACTTGTTACCGTATACTCTTGCGATGGCTAAGACCACGCCGATAACAAATCCAATCACTACGGCTATCATTGTCATCTCAAGAGTAACTCCCAGGCCCTCAAGAAGTTTCGGCCAGTTGTCGGAGACTATC
The Mesotoga infera genome window above contains:
- a CDS encoding GNAT family N-acetyltransferase; the encoded protein is MKNDSDRWTVDLFLKEFPAPFLKEESYNLLDPFKEHPIAYGAFDSCKELGLILFGREWNNLLRIWDILVWEENRRMGVGKKLMDAARDYAITSGMRRLVLETQNCNYRAISFYLKYGFELAGFDTACYSNEDIERREVRLEFHYLL
- the hutH gene encoding histidine ammonia-lyase; this translates as MQIDGEHLRLQDIFRVAFDNEPCTIGESAARLLDERRKSLEIVSKEKTIYGVNTGFGILADHRISTENIDSLQKNIVLSHAAGVGKPVKQELVRAIMLVRANSLLKGYSGVRKCVVQRILDLLNNGITPLVPEKGSVGASGDLAPLAHIAMTLIGEGECFLDGKLVSTSWALESRKLQPLVLKSKEGLSLLNGTAFMAGISACATYTATQLFELAIFVAAMSVDALMGSTSPFDERIQEARRHPGQNYVARRLREALKGSEIRTSHLDCDRVQDAYTLRTIPQVYGAVKDTIDYVSSVLKIEVNSATDNPLIFENGDAISGGNFHGEPVALAADFLSIALTDMGNMIERRIDRLVNPKLNDLPAFLTSGEEGLNSGYMLWQYTAAALASENKTLAHPASADSIPTSGFQEDHVSMGAWGARKLWKIVDNVATLISIEALLAFRALSFRHPKRSSAVIEDFFKDIEEIVPDHVEDRYFGKEFSDVRRLLFRKSGLSNLQDPLFTTQRSSERPS
- a CDS encoding glutamine amidotransferase, translated to MKEKAVLLAVREMLTIIVTLFAAGLLLGSDGKAGTIALFLNDPAYEFKLSPIERSMAEQGIEYTIFKIFDDELPEDETEYAALIIAGGDSMRNYIDWNDNVYQGGEMILRGDVPILGICLGHQIISRVFGSVLYYSDERRWHELTFLKDDEILDGFENGLLVWENHAYAVASIPDQFELFARGNVTPIQMMKHKEKEIYGVQFHPETQGGFLRNPPGWQLIKNFAKIAGASVVDPPLPEDGRKVFPY
- a CDS encoding amino acid ABC transporter permease, translated to MWKIVSDNWPKLLEGLGVTLEMTMIAVVIGFVIGVVLAIARVYGNKFFYGISTAIIEVIRGTPLLVQLFILYYGLPPLGVNLSPFTAAIIGFAINSGCYQAEYLRGSIQSIAGNQMKAARSLGMTKRQAILQVIMPQAFRRVIPAWTNEFIYLLKYTSLAYIVGAPELMAQAKFIASRNFQFFEVYLVVAVIYLVVVLFFTKLFSILEKKVEIPGLEWVR